The Brachyspira aalborgi genome has a segment encoding these proteins:
- a CDS encoding peptide ABC transporter substrate-binding protein: MKKLFFIVSFIIFVSCSKSKNMDAVYVNLGAEPKTIDPALNITLQGSTYVTHLFECLTTKYKDIAIQPGAAESWDISEDGLTYIFHLRTNGKWSDGKTLTAKDFEYSWKRVVNPDTASEPSYLFEPILNFSKVNSGEIDVEEFGIKALDDFTLEVKLEYPTAYFLELVNLPVFSPVREDIVEKNPDDWTINPETCIGNGAFKLLERKPDESITVVKNTNYWNKDTIVAEKIKFVLMDNPNSAVAGVKEGILHFSDTFPWQDIDSLKEEGLIDIATRIGTVYYALNTTNKTLKDKRVRKALSLAIDRNYIIENIVKSGKPAGALVPRGVTDVEGDFRENAGEYISVEPKDYTNNVEEAKRLMAEAGYPNGENFPVLEFYLTFNNDIPMFEAIQNMWKVNLGIDIKLIRMEFAPFINAFRTERNYTMAGASWTGSYNDPTTFLGMFVSYSYKNHSLFTNKDFDDEILTASKTIDQNIRMPALHRAEKILIEDEAVIIPIYYFEPPVLKSPNLKDVFYIPFAQYKFSYSYLEK; this comes from the coding sequence ATGAAAAAATTATTTTTTATTGTATCTTTTATTATTTTTGTTTCATGTTCAAAAAGTAAAAATATGGATGCCGTTTATGTTAATTTGGGAGCTGAACCTAAAACTATAGACCCAGCTTTGAATATAACTTTGCAAGGCTCGACTTATGTTACGCATTTATTTGAATGTTTAACTACAAAATATAAAGACATTGCAATTCAGCCAGGCGCTGCAGAAAGTTGGGATATTTCCGAAGACGGCTTAACTTATATATTTCATTTAAGAACCAACGGAAAATGGTCGGATGGAAAAACTTTAACTGCAAAAGATTTTGAATATTCTTGGAAAAGAGTCGTAAATCCCGATACGGCAAGCGAACCGAGTTATTTATTTGAGCCTATTCTTAATTTTTCTAAAGTAAATTCTGGAGAGATTGATGTCGAAGAATTTGGAATTAAGGCTTTGGACGATTTTACTTTGGAAGTTAAATTGGAATATCCAACGGCGTATTTTTTGGAATTGGTTAATCTTCCCGTTTTCTCTCCCGTTAGAGAAGATATTGTGGAAAAAAATCCAGACGATTGGACTATAAATCCAGAAACTTGTATAGGAAACGGCGCTTTTAAATTGTTGGAAAGAAAACCAGACGAAAGCATAACAGTTGTAAAAAATACTAATTATTGGAATAAAGATACTATAGTAGCCGAAAAAATAAAATTTGTTTTAATGGATAATCCTAATTCTGCAGTTGCGGGAGTAAAAGAGGGAATTTTGCATTTTTCCGACACTTTTCCTTGGCAGGATATTGACAGTTTGAAAGAAGAAGGTTTAATAGATATTGCCACAAGAATTGGAACGGTATATTACGCTTTAAATACTACAAATAAAACTTTAAAAGATAAAAGAGTTAGAAAAGCTTTATCTTTGGCTATAGATAGAAATTATATAATTGAAAATATAGTTAAATCGGGAAAACCCGCGGGAGCTTTAGTGCCTAGAGGAGTGACGGATGTTGAAGGAGATTTTAGAGAAAATGCGGGCGAATATATAAGCGTAGAGCCTAAAGATTATACAAATAATGTAGAAGAAGCTAAAAGATTAATGGCTGAAGCTGGATATCCAAACGGAGAGAATTTTCCCGTATTAGAATTTTATCTTACTTTTAATAATGATATTCCAATGTTTGAAGCTATTCAAAATATGTGGAAAGTTAATTTAGGAATAGATATTAAACTTATTCGAATGGAATTTGCGCCTTTTATTAACGCTTTTAGAACGGAAAGAAATTATACTATGGCTGGAGCGAGCTGGACAGGAAGCTATAACGACCCTACGACTTTTTTAGGAATGTTCGTAAGTTATTCTTATAAAAATCATTCTTTATTTACGAATAAAGATTTTGACGATGAAATTCTTACGGCTTCAAAAACTATAGACCAAAATATAAGAATGCCCGCCTTACATAGAGCGGAAAAAATTCTTATAGAAGACGAAGCGGTTATTATTCCAATTTATTATTTTGAACCGCCTGTATTGAAAAGTCCGAATTTGAAAGATGTTTTTTATATTCCATTTGCGCAATATAAATTTTCTTATTCGTATTTGGAAAAATAA
- a CDS encoding VWA domain-containing protein: MKNELNEYGENLDCRSLNRWRLILGSFSNLEIDNEYSEIDETLNFLYDREYTQNGGYSLDNFNNSNSSKEKSALTVPKWISKVKKLFPKETVEIMQKQALEKYKLTEILTDENILKEIEPNIELLKNILTFKDMMSQNVKKLAYDIVKKTLEEIKNKMEVEIKKVFYGKKLPNSNTTNKIFKNLDIKKTIRYNLKNYDIKNKTIFTDKLFFNQNIKKYNPYNIIILIDESGSMLDSVIYSSIMASIFANIPYLSIKLVIFDISVVDLSEHIKEPIDILFKVQLGGGTNIAQALEYAKKITFAPDKTIVLLISDLFDSNDYKLMYKNANDIIESGSKLIVLTALDYNANSIYDKEAARYFLKIGAKVGALTPSKLSKWISDIIS, translated from the coding sequence ATGAAAAATGAATTAAACGAATACGGCGAAAATTTAGATTGTCGAAGTTTAAATAGATGGCGTTTAATACTCGGAAGTTTTTCAAATTTAGAAATCGATAACGAATATTCTGAAATAGACGAAACATTAAATTTTTTATACGATAGAGAATATACTCAAAACGGCGGATATTCTTTAGATAATTTTAATAATTCTAATAGTTCAAAAGAAAAAAGCGCTTTAACCGTTCCAAAATGGATTTCAAAAGTCAAAAAATTATTCCCAAAAGAAACCGTTGAAATAATGCAAAAACAGGCTTTAGAAAAATATAAATTGACGGAAATTTTAACTGATGAAAATATACTTAAAGAAATTGAGCCTAATATTGAACTTTTAAAAAATATTTTAACTTTTAAGGATATGATGAGTCAAAATGTTAAAAAACTTGCTTACGATATAGTAAAAAAAACGCTTGAAGAAATTAAAAATAAAATGGAAGTCGAAATAAAAAAAGTTTTCTACGGAAAGAAACTTCCAAATTCAAATACGACAAATAAAATATTTAAAAATCTCGATATAAAAAAAACTATAAGATATAATTTAAAAAATTATGATATTAAAAATAAAACAATTTTTACTGATAAATTATTTTTCAATCAAAATATAAAAAAATATAATCCTTATAATATAATCATACTTATTGACGAAAGCGGTTCTATGCTTGATTCGGTTATTTATTCAAGTATTATGGCTTCGATATTTGCAAATATTCCTTATCTTTCTATTAAACTTGTGATATTCGATATTTCGGTAGTCGATTTAAGCGAACATATAAAAGAGCCTATAGATATATTATTTAAAGTTCAATTAGGTGGAGGAACAAATATAGCGCAGGCTTTGGAATACGCTAAAAAAATAACTTTCGCTCCCGATAAAACAATCGTCCTACTTATAAGCGATTTATTTGATAGCAACGATTACAAACTTATGTATAAGAATGCAAACGACATAATAGAATCTGGAAGCAAATTGATTGTTTTAACCGCTTTAGATTATAACGCTAATTCAATTTACGATAAGGAAGCTGCAAGATATTTTTTAAAAATAGGCGCAAAAGTTGGAGCGTTAACTCCAAGTAAACTTTCAAAATGGATTAGCGATATAATTTCGTAA
- a CDS encoding putative quinol monooxygenase: MIKIVAKNTVKKENKADFINTAKELIEKSRAEEGCISYTLNESLDGKYLTFIEEWKDEKSIEMHNNSEHFKSIVPKLSKSKEGDMDVILYKEI; this comes from the coding sequence ATGATTAAAATAGTCGCTAAAAATACGGTTAAAAAAGAAAATAAAGCGGATTTTATAAATACGGCAAAAGAGCTTATAGAAAAAAGCAGGGCGGAAGAAGGATGCATATCCTACACTCTTAACGAAAGTTTAGACGGAAAATATTTAACATTTATAGAAGAATGGAAAGATGAAAAATCTATAGAAATGCATAACAATTCGGAACATTTTAAATCTATAGTTCCAAAATTATCTAAATCTAAAGAAGGCGATATGGATGTTATTTTGTATAAAGAAATTTAA
- a CDS encoding MarR family winged helix-turn-helix transcriptional regulator, with the protein MENFIIGKLIKQLHIALENNFNKFSKKYKLTSSQMDILIFLLHNEDKIVNQRDIENFLSLSNPTIAGTLLRLEKNGFIIRKISSKDKRYKEIYLTDKSRELEDIIFKYIRDNDNKMFSNMSEEEKENLKNIITKILNNIQK; encoded by the coding sequence ATGGAAAATTTCATTATAGGGAAATTAATTAAACAGCTTCATATAGCGTTAGAAAATAATTTTAATAAATTTTCTAAAAAATATAAATTAACTTCTTCTCAAATGGATATATTAATATTTCTTCTTCATAACGAAGATAAAATAGTCAATCAAAGAGATATAGAAAATTTTTTAAGTTTAAGCAATCCGACTATAGCGGGAACTTTATTAAGGCTTGAAAAAAATGGATTTATAATAAGAAAAATAAGCTCTAAAGATAAAAGATACAAGGAAATTTATTTAACCGATAAAAGCAGAGAATTAGAAGATATAATTTTTAAATATATAAGAGACAACGATAATAAAATGTTTTCAAATATGTCGGAAGAAGAAAAAGAAAATTTAAAAAATATAATAACAAAAATATTAAATAATATACAAAAATAA
- a CDS encoding response regulator: MPKKTILVLDDEKSIRTLFEEEFKDEGYNVVSTDDGEEALRMIQNGNPRIDLITLDIKMPKMDGLDFLAKVREHHRDLPIIICTAYNNYRHEFSVWNADGYILKSGNLTEIKDKIKRLIG; encoded by the coding sequence ATGCCTAAGAAAACGATATTAGTGTTGGACGATGAAAAAAGTATTAGAACTTTATTTGAAGAAGAATTTAAAGACGAAGGTTATAATGTAGTTTCTACTGACGATGGCGAGGAAGCTTTGAGAATGATTCAAAATGGAAATCCTAGAATCGATTTAATAACATTAGATATTAAAATGCCTAAAATGGACGGACTCGATTTTTTGGCTAAAGTCAGAGAACATCATAGAGATTTGCCCATAATAATATGCACCGCCTATAATAATTATAGACATGAATTTTCTGTATGGAATGCGGACGGATATATATTAAAATCGGGCAATTTAACCGAAATTAAAGATAAAATAAAGAGACTCATAGGTTAA
- a CDS encoding PaaI family thioesterase, which yields MNKEILERAKNIFKNQEFQIFTGMKLEKLEDKKSIISCENKKELSQGLGYMHGGMVAAILDTAGGFAAFTVIPSNCHLVTSELKINYMRPVISKKVFGIGEVISQGKKLIVVEATLKDEKDNMLAKMMATMFVVEDKK from the coding sequence ATGAATAAAGAGATTTTAGAAAGAGCTAAAAATATTTTTAAGAATCAGGAATTTCAGATTTTTACGGGAATGAAATTGGAGAAATTAGAAGATAAAAAATCTATAATATCATGCGAAAATAAAAAAGAATTATCGCAAGGTTTGGGTTATATGCATGGCGGAATGGTTGCCGCAATTTTAGACACGGCGGGAGGATTTGCAGCTTTCACTGTAATTCCTTCAAATTGTCATTTGGTAACATCCGAGTTAAAAATTAATTATATGCGTCCTGTTATTTCAAAAAAAGTATTTGGAATTGGAGAAGTTATAAGTCAAGGAAAAAAATTAATCGTAGTTGAAGCGACTTTAAAAGACGAAAAAGACAATATGCTTGCAAAAATGATGGCTACTATGTTTGTAGTTGAAGATAAAAAATAA
- the galT gene encoding galactose-1-phosphate uridylyltransferase → MPHIRKDPVTKQSVIIASDRTGRPSDYITVKDDKRISNTELNCPFCKGHENITPNASISIFDDNSNWAVRIVPNKYPIIAETKAGELPNTTNLFNASSSKGFHDVIIENPNHNFNFYNGKSEDLLKIFDAVILRLKELYKENDMQYSLYFKNFGREAGASLYHSHSQMITTPFIPVQMFDEINGALEYYNEKNKCVYCDIIAEEKKLNERVICENKEFIAISPFASRFPYQIYILPKKHFDSIIDSSDYNFDFADIVKDVFNRINKLLGEVSFNYVLHTLSPTLKQKEKYSSSNHWFLDIIPKMSKLAGYELGSGVYINSINPEDAAKDLRDVSSI, encoded by the coding sequence ATGCCTCATATACGAAAAGACCCAGTAACGAAACAATCGGTAATAATAGCTTCCGACAGGACAGGAAGACCTAGCGATTATATTACGGTTAAAGACGATAAAAGAATTTCAAATACCGAATTGAATTGCCCTTTTTGTAAAGGACATGAAAATATAACTCCAAACGCTTCAATTAGTATTTTTGACGATAATTCAAATTGGGCTGTTAGAATCGTGCCAAATAAATATCCTATAATTGCCGAAACTAAAGCGGGCGAACTTCCAAATACTACGAATTTATTTAACGCTTCAAGCTCTAAAGGTTTTCATGATGTTATTATAGAAAATCCTAATCATAATTTTAATTTTTATAACGGGAAAAGCGAAGATTTATTGAAAATTTTTGACGCGGTTATTTTAAGATTAAAAGAATTATATAAAGAAAACGATATGCAATATAGTTTGTATTTCAAAAATTTCGGAAGAGAAGCGGGAGCGAGTTTATATCATTCGCATTCGCAGATGATAACGACTCCTTTTATCCCCGTTCAAATGTTTGACGAAATAAACGGAGCTTTGGAATATTATAATGAAAAAAATAAATGCGTTTATTGCGATATAATAGCCGAAGAAAAAAAACTTAATGAAAGAGTAATTTGCGAAAATAAAGAGTTTATTGCAATTTCGCCTTTTGCTTCAAGATTTCCTTATCAAATATATATTCTTCCAAAAAAACATTTTGATAGCATAATCGACTCTTCCGATTATAATTTTGACTTTGCCGATATAGTTAAAGATGTTTTTAATAGAATAAATAAATTGCTTGGAGAGGTTAGTTTTAATTATGTTTTGCATACTTTATCGCCGACATTAAAACAAAAAGAAAAATATTCTTCTTCAAATCATTGGTTTTTGGATATAATTCCTAAAATGAGCAAATTGGCTGGATACGAACTTGGAAGCGGAGTTTATATTAATTCTATAAATCCCGAAGATGCTGCAAAAGATTTGAGAGATGTTTCTTCAATTTAA
- the dnaN gene encoding DNA polymerase III subunit beta has translation MRFRCSKKDIVKSIGVTENVVEGKVIYNIESNVLFHLSGNILTLTATDGSVWARSRIILDDCEGEGIVAIYAKKISSILKEMPEGMITINVEENEKINIESENGRIKHLIIGMKADEFPQYPEGEGDINYIMLPTKELVNMINKTITSIAKEPFKPALRGICFEKTDSKFLAVATDGRRMAIIEREFEGIEKGSFSIIVEPKVLNEILVTANYDEVEQVKMGVDGQQVYFQVGKYDFVSSLIEGKYPNFRQVIPKEFAYSFRVNKNDLLDAIRRIVPMINDVRSKRMILSVSEETLKVKGINQEMGESVEEIDIKYSGEDNSVAYNYSYIQDVIKQIDSEIVTFMVNKDSSPTMIKEIERDDYYFIIMPMSLGDE, from the coding sequence ATGAGATTCAGATGTTCAAAAAAAGATATAGTAAAATCAATCGGAGTAACCGAAAATGTTGTTGAGGGAAAAGTAATTTATAATATAGAAAGCAATGTGCTTTTTCACCTTTCGGGCAATATTCTAACATTAACCGCTACGGACGGTTCGGTTTGGGCGAGAAGTAGAATAATATTGGACGATTGCGAAGGCGAAGGCATCGTTGCAATATACGCTAAAAAAATAAGTTCTATATTAAAAGAAATGCCCGAAGGTATGATAACTATAAATGTTGAAGAAAACGAAAAGATTAATATAGAATCCGAAAACGGAAGAATAAAACACTTAATAATAGGAATGAAAGCGGATGAATTCCCACAATATCCCGAAGGCGAAGGCGATATAAATTATATAATGCTTCCTACAAAAGAATTGGTTAATATGATTAATAAAACCATAACCTCTATAGCGAAAGAGCCTTTTAAACCAGCTTTAAGAGGAATATGCTTTGAAAAAACCGATTCTAAATTTTTAGCCGTTGCGACAGACGGAAGAAGAATGGCTATTATAGAGCGAGAATTTGAAGGAATAGAAAAAGGTTCTTTTTCAATAATTGTAGAGCCAAAAGTTTTAAATGAAATACTTGTAACTGCAAATTATGACGAAGTTGAGCAGGTAAAAATGGGAGTTGATGGACAGCAAGTTTATTTTCAAGTTGGGAAATACGATTTTGTTTCAAGTCTTATTGAAGGAAAATATCCTAATTTTAGACAAGTTATACCGAAAGAATTCGCTTATAGTTTTAGAGTTAATAAAAATGATTTGCTTGACGCTATAAGAAGAATTGTGCCTATGATTAACGATGTTCGTTCAAAAAGAATGATATTAAGCGTTTCTGAAGAGACTCTCAAAGTTAAAGGGATTAATCAAGAAATGGGAGAATCTGTAGAAGAAATAGATATAAAATATTCAGGCGAAGATAATTCTGTAGCTTATAATTATAGTTATATACAAGATGTTATTAAGCAAATTGATTCTGAAATAGTCACTTTTATGGTAAATAAAGATTCAAGTCCGACTATGATAAAAGAGATAGAAAGAGACGACTATTATTTTATAATTATGCCTATGAGTTTAGGAGACGAATAA
- the proC gene encoding pyrroline-5-carboxylate reductase: protein MKIGFIGAGSMGGALIEGFIKSGIDKKNIIASVKTKEKKETLEKNIGIKVYNDNKKVARESDILFIAVKPYMFENISKEIKSNIKKETIIISVAASIKNKELIKLFETKKIIRIMPNTPVKTCNGFIAVVESDSIEKKIIDLLSKIAMVKIIPENLIHSYTAISGCSPAFLYILIEAMSDAGVIMGIDRKSSIETAAQLFKSVGAMVLESKKHPAELKDAVCTPAGITIKGVEKLEEKALRSGLIETILSSYNKSIESEEK, encoded by the coding sequence ATGAAAATTGGATTTATAGGAGCTGGTTCTATGGGCGGAGCTTTAATAGAAGGTTTTATTAAATCTGGCATAGATAAAAAAAATATAATAGCAAGCGTTAAAACAAAAGAAAAAAAAGAAACGCTTGAAAAAAATATTGGAATAAAAGTTTATAACGATAATAAAAAAGTAGCGAGAGAATCGGATATATTATTTATTGCCGTAAAACCTTATATGTTTGAAAATATTTCAAAAGAGATAAAATCTAATATAAAAAAAGAAACTATAATAATAAGCGTAGCGGCTTCGATAAAGAATAAAGAATTAATAAAATTATTTGAAACAAAAAAAATAATTAGAATAATGCCAAATACTCCCGTTAAAACTTGCAATGGATTTATAGCGGTAGTAGAAAGCGATTCTATAGAAAAAAAAATAATTGATTTATTAAGTAAAATTGCAATGGTTAAAATTATTCCCGAAAATCTTATTCATTCTTATACGGCTATTTCTGGATGTTCGCCTGCATTTTTATATATATTAATAGAAGCTATGAGCGATGCTGGAGTTATAATGGGAATAGATAGAAAATCATCAATAGAAACGGCGGCTCAATTATTCAAAAGCGTTGGAGCTATGGTTTTGGAATCTAAAAAACATCCTGCAGAGCTTAAAGATGCCGTATGCACGCCCGCTGGAATAACGATAAAAGGCGTTGAAAAATTGGAAGAAAAAGCCTTAAGAAGCGGACTTATTGAAACAATACTATCAAGTTATAATAAATCTATAGAAAGCGAAGAAAAATAA
- the nagA gene encoding N-acetylglucosamine-6-phosphate deacetylase, with protein MRIIITNESVYEWAAYYTTKCILDYSNKDKPFVLSFPIRYIDKSYYQKLLSFYNDNIVSFKNVHIVSAGEYIDSNISQKYIEDNFLQFIDLPKENIHLFDSFVLDRKKEAKRMKDLIKNLGGITLLIDSLAEDGSFLLNTPSSSLEGSVRDKRVSEIIRSYESKKIGIASESFPKEGFTLGFEEAFDSKYIMIIAKGYEVSEALPHCVEGEISQFYPTSILQKHKKLIIVADEEASENLKVKTYKYAKSLESKSLHPKELIKGLYKSYYALTNIKIFDGEKFIKGYCIVIENNIIKSVEKEIDVDAVITRIDLGGKIVAPGYIDLQVNGIGGYDINAYPSLETLQNMSEVCQKYGCTSYLPTIITTDDNHMLKVIDLFNNIEDLSVLGVLGIHFEGPYISHEKRGIHEDKFIRHPTKEMIDKINDSKCVMITVAPETVDGKVIEAFANAGKVVSAGHTNATYNEIKEKIPYGITFATHLFNAMRPWGSREPGAVGAVLETKNIYAGLICDGIHCDFASIELAYKLKQGHICIVTDAISPAASDIKEYIWAGKKLHREGNRLIDDNGTLGGSAITMSQSVRNAVNQVGATLEEALKMASLYPAQVMKIDNKYGRIKEGYIADLVILDEKLIVKGVVFKGNYKECNYDYEWETHT; from the coding sequence ATGAGAATAATTATTACTAATGAAAGCGTTTACGAATGGGCGGCTTATTATACTACAAAATGCATACTAGATTATTCAAACAAAGATAAACCTTTTGTATTATCGTTTCCAATTAGATATATCGATAAATCATATTATCAAAAATTATTGTCTTTCTATAACGATAATATAGTTTCGTTTAAAAATGTTCATATAGTTTCAGCTGGAGAATATATAGATTCTAATATATCTCAAAAATATATAGAAGATAATTTTTTACAATTTATAGATTTGCCTAAAGAAAATATTCATCTTTTCGACAGTTTCGTTTTAGATAGAAAAAAAGAAGCTAAAAGAATGAAAGATTTAATAAAAAATTTGGGCGGAATAACTTTATTAATAGATTCTTTAGCAGAAGATGGAAGTTTTTTACTCAATACTCCAAGTTCGTCTTTAGAGGGAAGCGTTAGAGATAAAAGAGTAAGCGAAATAATAAGAAGTTACGAATCGAAAAAAATAGGAATTGCATCGGAATCTTTTCCAAAAGAAGGATTTACTTTAGGTTTTGAAGAAGCTTTCGATTCAAAATATATAATGATTATTGCAAAAGGTTATGAAGTATCGGAAGCTCTGCCTCATTGCGTGGAAGGAGAGATTAGTCAATTCTATCCTACATCTATATTGCAAAAACATAAAAAATTAATAATAGTAGCGGACGAAGAAGCGAGCGAAAACTTAAAAGTAAAAACTTATAAATACGCTAAAAGTTTGGAAAGCAAAAGTTTGCATCCTAAAGAATTGATTAAAGGATTATATAAATCATATTACGCTTTAACGAATATTAAAATATTTGACGGAGAAAAATTTATAAAAGGTTATTGTATTGTTATAGAAAATAATATTATAAAAAGCGTTGAAAAAGAAATTGATGTTGACGCGGTTATTACGAGAATTGATTTGGGCGGTAAAATTGTAGCTCCTGGTTATATAGATTTGCAAGTTAACGGAATTGGCGGATACGATATAAACGCTTATCCTTCTTTAGAAACTTTGCAAAATATGAGCGAAGTTTGTCAAAAATACGGATGCACTTCATATTTGCCTACAATAATAACTACAGACGATAATCATATGCTTAAAGTAATAGATTTATTTAACAATATAGAGGATTTGTCTGTATTGGGAGTTTTGGGAATACATTTTGAAGGACCTTATATATCGCATGAAAAAAGAGGAATTCATGAAGATAAATTTATAAGACATCCCACTAAAGAAATGATAGATAAAATAAACGATTCAAAATGCGTCATGATTACGGTAGCGCCCGAAACGGTTGACGGAAAAGTTATAGAGGCTTTTGCAAACGCGGGAAAAGTTGTTTCTGCTGGACATACTAACGCCACTTATAACGAAATAAAAGAAAAAATACCTTACGGAATAACTTTTGCAACGCATTTATTTAACGCTATGCGTCCTTGGGGTTCGAGAGAGCCTGGAGCGGTTGGCGCGGTTTTGGAAACTAAAAATATTTACGCTGGTTTAATATGCGATGGAATTCATTGCGATTTTGCTTCTATAGAATTGGCTTATAAATTAAAACAAGGACATATATGCATAGTAACGGATGCAATCTCTCCCGCCGCTTCCGATATAAAAGAATATATTTGGGCTGGAAAAAAATTGCATAGAGAAGGAAACAGATTAATAGACGATAACGGAACTTTGGGAGGTTCGGCGATTACGATGAGTCAATCGGTTAGAAATGCAGTTAATCAAGTTGGCGCTACTTTGGAAGAGGCTTTAAAAATGGCTTCGCTTTATCCCGCTCAAGTTATGAAGATAGACAATAAATACGGAAGAATAAAAGAAGGCTATATTGCAGATTTGGTTATATTGGACGAAAAATTAATCGTTAAAGGAGTCGTATTTAAAGGAAATTATAAAGAATGCAATTATGATTACGAGTGGGAAACTCATACATAA